Part of the Nitrosopumilus piranensis genome is shown below.
TGACCAAATCCAAATCCACCACCTCCACGACCAAAGATTGATTCAAAAATAGAATCGAATCCGCCACCTCCACGACCAAAGATATCGCTAAAGTCTCCACGTGCACCTTGAAATATATCTTCACTAGAATATCTTCCATCTACACCTGCATGTCCGTGTTGATCGTATAGTTGTTTTTTTTCAGGATCAGAAAGGACTGCATATGCTTCAGATATTTCCTTAAAATGTTCTGCAGCTTCAGAAGATTGATTTCTATCAGGATGGAATTTTAATGCTAATTTTCTATATTGTTTTTTAATTTCATCATTTGAAGATGATTTAGATACTCCTAAAACTTCATAATAATCTCTTTTTGCAGACATGAATCATTCCTTTATTCTAATTGATGTATAAATGGTTGAGTTATGAAAATTAGTTAGTTTTTGTTTCATCATTTGAAGATGAGTTAGTTGTTTGTCCATCAGCACCTTGTTGTCCATCAGCACCTTGTTGTCCATCAGCACCTTGTTGTCCATCAGCACCTTGTTGTCCATCAGCACCAGGTGGTGGGGCTGCATTTTTGTATAGTTCTGTAGTCACTTCATTTACTAGAGATTGTAAGGCTTCAAGTTTTGGTTTTAATTCTTCAGGTTCTTTATCTAAAACTTCTTTTACTTCTTTGACAGCATCAGTAATTTTAATTCCTTGTTCTTGAGAAATTTTGTCTTTTAGATCATGATTAACTAATTTTTCAGTAGTGTAAATGTAACTTTCTGCTTCATTTTTAAGATCAATCTTTTCTTTCTTCTTTTTATCTTCCTCAGAGAATTTTTCAGCATCTTCCTTTAATTTTTCAATTTCTTCTTCAGAAAGCTTTGTTTTTGTTTCAATAGTAATTTTTGCTTCTTTTTGGGTTCCAAGATCTTTTGCAGTAACATTTATGATTCCATTTGCATCAATATCAAATTTTACTTCAATTTGAGGTACTCCTCTTGGAGCAGGAGGCAAATCTGTAAGATTAAAGCTGCCTAATGATACATTATCTGTGGCCATAGGTCTTTCACCTTGTACGACATGAATAGTTACGGCTGTCTGATTATCAGCTGCAGTTGTAAACACTTTACTTTTTGATGTAGGAATGGTAGTGTTTCTTTCAATTAATGGTTCTCGAACACCACCTAGAGTTTCAATTCCCAAAGTTAATGGGGTTACATCTAGTAGAACTATATCACTAGTAACATCTCCAGCAATAATTCCTGCTTGGATAGCAGCACCCATTGCAACTGCTTCCATAGGATCAACACCAGATTCAACTTCTTTTCCTATAACGTCACTAACAAATTTTTTAACTAGTGGAATTCTTGTAGGTCCGCCAATCATGACTATTTTATCAATATCAGAAGTTGAGAGCTTTGCATCTTCAAGTGATTTTTGTATTGAAGGTTTACATCGATCAACTATAGGTCTGATTAATTCATCTAATTTAGATCTGGTTAATCTTAATTCAAGATTCTTTGCACCAGATGATGGATCATGTGCGATAAATGGTAAATTAATATCAGTTTCCATAACAGTAGATAATTCAATTTTTGCTTTTTCTGCAGCTTCTCTTATTCTTGTCATTGCAGTTGTGTCTTGAGAAAGATCAACTCCTTCTTTTTTCTTGAATTCATCAACAACATAATCAATCAAAACTTTATCCATATCAGTTCCACCTAGTTGAGTATCTCCAGAGGTACTCATTACTTCAAAAACACCACCTCCCATTTCCATGATGGTAACATCTAATGTTCCACCACCAAAATCAAATACAAGAATCTTCATGTCTTCTTTTGCTTTATCTAGTCCAAATGCTAAGGATGCTGCAGTTGGTTCATTAATTATTCTAACAACATCAAGCCCAGCAATTGTTCCTGCATCTTTGGTTGCTTGACGTTGATTATCATCAAAATATGCTGGAACTGTGATAACTGCTTTTTCTACAGATTCACCAACAAATGCTTCAGCATCTTTTTTTATTTTTTGTAGAATGAATGAAGAGATTTGTTGAGGTTTGTATTCTTTATCTTGAATTTTAAATGTGTAATCAGAACCCATTTTTCGTTTTGCTGCAACAATAGTATTATCAGGATTCGTAACAGCTTGCCTACGAGCAGGCTCACCTACTAAAAGATCACCTTCTTTTGAAAAAGCTACTACTGATGGAAATGCTTTTCCAGCTGCAGTTTGACCTTCAGCAGCAGGAATTATTGTTGGTTTTCCACCCATCATTACTGCAGCAGCAGAGTTACTCGTTCCTAAATCGATACCTATTACTTTAGTCATTTTTAATCATCATCCTTTTTTTGAAATTTCTACTAATGTTGGTCTTATAACCCTCTTTTGAGAAATATATCCCTTCCTGATCTCTTTGATAATGGTATTATCATCTAAATCAGGATCAGTAATAATTGAAATTGCTTCATGAAGATTTGGATCAAAAATTTCCCCTAATGCATCAATTGGAGCTACTTCATATTTTTTCAATAAAGAGTCCATATTTTTTAAAATTGAATCAAGTCCTTCAGTATTAATTTTATTTTCAGAAAAGACATCTCTTGCACGAATAAAATCATCATAGATTTTTAGAAAATCCAATAGAAATTCATCGACTCTAGCATTAACACCATTTTCAATATCAGATTGTGTTTTTCTAGAAAGGTTTTGAAAATCTGCTAAAATATGTTTTAATTTTTCTTCACATTCAGAAGTTTTTTGTTTTTCTGCATCTAACAACTCTGATAAATTTTCTTTCACAGGTTCTGAAAATTCTGATTCCTCAACAGGTTCATCAGTTTCATTCTCAGAAACAACATTTACAGTGATTTCATCAGATTCATCATCATTAGACAATTCAAACAAAATACTAGTTTAGCTAATTTATACTATTATTGAATTGTTTCGCATAAAGGATTTGCTTTGACAATAATCAAATCAGTATCTTGTTTAGTTTTTTCAATCCTTGTAAAATCAGATTTTGAACAAGCCACAACAATTGTTGTCTTATCACTGTGAAATAGATCAAAGTTTGGATCTTCATATGCCTCAACATCACCAATATAATCACGTAGTCTTGAAGTCAAATTTTGAAGCATTTCAATTTTATCTCCACGCATTGAATGTTGATCAAGTGTCCAAGATAATGCAATCTTAGTTCTACTAGCTTTAAGATCATTTTTCTTTAATGTTGCACGTATTTCATCAATCAATCGTTTAATGTAACCATCAATTCCCTTTACACTTCCATTAATTAGATACATGAGTGTGTTGGCACCCTCAAAAGATGAACCTAAGGATTTAAGATCTAATAAACCACCAACCATATCATCAAGGAATATTTCTTGAAAATCGTCTGAAGACAGATCATTTTTAGTGATTTCATCTTGTGCATATTTACAAACTTCTAATACACTACACAAACTTGAAAATCTTGAGAGGATATTTATTGCATGAAAATGCTCAGAAGATGAAATTGCAACAAAGTTTTTTTCTTTTTTTCCAATAGTTAACAAATCAGATAGTACTGAGTCTTTTTTACCATTGAAAGAACCAACGATTTTTGGTTGTTGATCAGTACTTTCTAAAGGATAATAAAAATATGAAATATCTTTTCCGACTTGAAGCCCTGTAACATGCTCAAGTAAAGAAATATTTTCATTATTTCCACCAAATCCTGTTGGCAAAGTAAAAACAACAGAACTTTTTTTCTTTAAAGACGCAGTAGCATCCTTGAATTTTGAATGAATTTCAGTTTTGATATCTTGACCAGTTTTTCTGATTCGGGGAGTAAAAAAACAGATATTGAGCTTTTGATATTGCTACATCAATTGGCTCCATAGCTAGTAATGGTTCATCTTCTTTTAGAGACGAAACATTAGGATAAGTTTTAGCAATTTCTGCTTTTAGCGAAATTGCAGATGGTGTTGATTCATCAATAATGTAAACATCAGCTCCTTTAATGGCCATTTGGGATGCAATAGCATACCCTTCTGTACTAAGCCCATAAACAACAACTTTTGTTCCCCCCATTACACTAAAGCTTAGGATTAGACTAAGAAAAACTTATTGAACTAACTTCAGCTATGGAAATTACTTGAAAATATGGATAGATATTCTAACTCCAAAGCAATTATTGTTTTCAGAAGCAATTATTGAAAAATTAGGGAAAAAACACCAAATTCTTTGTACTTCTAGAGAATATGAAGAAGTTACAAAATTGGCCAAAATACGTGATTTTAGGCTTGTTTTAGTTGGGAAACATGGTGGAGGAGAAAAGGAAACTAAACTTAAAGCAAGTATTGAAAGAATAGAAAAATTATCTAGTAAAATAAAGTCATTTTCACCAGATCTTGTAATTAGTTTTTGTTCGCCTGAGGCAGCAAGGATTTCATTTGGATTAGGGATTAAACATATTGCATTTTGTGATTCCCCACATGCCAATGCAGTAATGAGATTAACATTACCACTGATTCAAAAATTGTTAATTCCAAAAATCATTCCAAAAAATGAATTTTCTAAATACGGAATTGATCAAAAAAATATCATTCAATATAACGCAATAGATGCATATGTTACAATAAAAAGAAAAATAGCAGAAGAATCGGCATCACCATTTACAAAAAAGAATAGAAAAAATATTTTGATAAGAATAGAAGAAGAAGAAGCATCATATGTAACAAAATCAAATAAAGTCATTCCCATAATAAAAAAAATTCTAAAAGAATTTGAGAATGAAAATGTTGTAGTTTTAGGCAGATATCCAAAACAAATTAAAAATATTCAAAAAAATATAGGTAACAAAATAAAAATTGTAAAAATGACATTTGATGGAAAGCAATTATTGAGAAATACAGATGTATTCATAGGTTCTGGAGGTACCATGACTGCAGAATCTGCTTTGATGGGAATTCCAACAATAGCATATAATGCAGTTCCAAATTTAATAGAGAATTTTTTAGTAAGAAAAAATTTGATAAAAAGAGAAACAGATCCAAATAAAATTTCTAATAATATAAAAAAAATTTTCAAATCAACAAATACAATTCATCAAAAAAGGGCAAAAAGGATTTCAGAAAAAATGGAAGACCCTATTGAAAAATTAATAGAAAGTATTAGAAATTAACCTGTCATATTCAATTAAAAAGTTCATTAAGGGAGTGAGCGTGTTCGATTTAGCAGCCCGATAGTGTAGAGGTCAAGCATATGGGCCTTTGGAGCCCGTGACGGCAGTTCGAATCTGCCTCGGGCTATTTTATTTAAAAAAATGATGAAATTATAACAAGAATATAACATGGAATGTTTTTCTCAAAATAAGAACAATGCCAGATATAGTATTAGGAATGGGAGAAGTTGGTGAAACCCTATTTGGATTACTTGACGAAAGAGGTTTTGATTGTGTTGGGATTGATATAGAATCTTCAAAATGCAAAAACTATTCAGAAAACGACATAATTAAAAATCCAGAATATCTTCATGTTTGCCTACCAGGAGAGTTAACTGAATTTATAGAAATTACTTTAGGTTGGATTCCAAAGTTAAAAGATCTAAAAGCAATAGTTGTTCATTCTACTGTTAGGCCGGGCACTACAAAAAAAATTCAAGAAAAATCTAGTATTCCAATTTTATTTTCGCCAGTTCGTGGTGTTCATAGAAGATTCTTAGATGACATTAAAAAATATACAAAATTTATCGCTTCTGACAATAATCAGATCAATCCTGAAATTAAATCAGATTTAGAAAAAAGATTTCAAAAGGTTGATTGGATGTCGACTACAAAAACAGGCGAGCTTGCAAAAATCTTAGTCGATACATCATATTATGGATGGTTGATTAATTATGCACAGATAACAAAAATGATTTGTGAAAAAGAAGGCATAGACTTTGATGAAATGTGGAAATTTGCGGATGAGATACATGAAAACTTAGGAAACAGGCCAAAGATGTATCCAGGGATTATTGGAGGACATTGTGTGATACCAAATTTGAGTTTAATTGAATATGAAGATCTAGACATAATTAAAAAAATTAATGAAATGTATGAGAAATTTAAAAAATGATTTTATTTTCTAAAAATCCAATTTGGTTAGAAGTTTTGATGCAATAACAAAAAGTACTGAAGCAATTCCAACAAGTACAAACATTTCAATAATTACAAAATCAGTAATGTTTCCAAAAATTCCTGCTCGAATTACATCTACTAGATAAGTTAAGGGATTTAGATAAAAGGCAGTACGTAATGGTTCTGGAACATTTTCTGCAGGATAAAATGCTGAACTAACAAATGCAAAAAACAGAAAAACGGTATTAATTATTACATTAAACCCTTCACTAGAGCGCAATCTAGTTGAGATTATAGATGCTAATGATCCAAATAAAACAGAGCCAGTAATAGCACCAAAAACAATCACAGGAATGGTAATTATTGAAAATTCTATAGATTCAAAAAATACAGGATAGCCTACTAAAGCGATCAAAGAAGCACTAACTAAACCAATTATGCCTATAGTGCAGATATTACTGAGAATGTAATGACTTCTTGTAAATGGACCGGACATGATTTGTTCAAACATTCCATGTCTCCTATCATTCCAGATTATGATTCCTGAGACAAGCGTACTGTTCATTATGTTAAATCCAATCATACCAGATGCAAGAAATGCTGGATAGTCAAGGTCCTTTCCACCAAATGGTACATGTTGAATTAACGGAGCATATGCAAAACCTGCTACAAAAATATAGATCAAGGGAAAAATTACCTGCCAAATTAAAAATCCAGGATTTAGAGAAATTGTAATGTTTCTGTTTACAAGTCTAATTATTGGATGCATTTTCTCTCACCATTTTTAAGAATATTTCTTCAAGATTTGTAGGAACTGCAGATAAATCTTCTATCTCAATTTCATTATCATTTAATATTTTCAAAACTTTTAACAAAACTAATTCAGATTGTTCAGAATGGATAACAATATTTGTTCCAGATTCAAAATTTATTTTACAATCAGAAATTCCATTTAATAAATTAGAAATTTTAGGATTTTTTTCTAATAAATGAATTTTAATAGTTTTTTCTTTTCCAAATTTGTTTTTTAGTGCTTCGGGAGAATCAACAGTAATAATTTTTCCTTTATCAAGAATTGCGATCTCATCACAAAGATATTCAGCCTCTGTTAAAATATGAGTTGTATAAAATATTGTCAAACCAGTTTTGACTTTATTTTTTAA
Proteins encoded:
- a CDS encoding nucleotide exchange factor GrpE; protein product: MSNDDESDEITVNVVSENETDEPVEESEFSEPVKENLSELLDAEKQKTSECEEKLKHILADFQNLSRKTQSDIENGVNARVDEFLLDFLKIYDDFIRARDVFSENKINTEGLDSILKNMDSLLKKYEVAPIDALGEIFDPNLHEAISIITDPDLDDNTIIKEIRKGYISQKRVIRPTLVEISKKG
- a CDS encoding GDP-mannose dehydrogenase; translation: MPDIVLGMGEVGETLFGLLDERGFDCVGIDIESSKCKNYSENDIIKNPEYLHVCLPGELTEFIEITLGWIPKLKDLKAIVVHSTVRPGTTKKIQEKSSIPILFSPVRGVHRRFLDDIKKYTKFIASDNNQINPEIKSDLEKRFQKVDWMSTTKTGELAKILVDTSYYGWLINYAQITKMICEKEGIDFDEMWKFADEIHENLGNRPKMYPGIIGGHCVIPNLSLIEYEDLDIIKKINEMYEKFKK
- a CDS encoding DUF354 domain-containing protein; amino-acid sequence: MKIWIDILTPKQLLFSEAIIEKLGKKHQILCTSREYEEVTKLAKIRDFRLVLVGKHGGGEKETKLKASIERIEKLSSKIKSFSPDLVISFCSPEAARISFGLGIKHIAFCDSPHANAVMRLTLPLIQKLLIPKIIPKNEFSKYGIDQKNIIQYNAIDAYVTIKRKIAEESASPFTKKNRKNILIRIEEEEASYVTKSNKVIPIIKKILKEFENENVVVLGRYPKQIKNIQKNIGNKIKIVKMTFDGKQLLRNTDVFIGSGGTMTAESALMGIPTIAYNAVPNLIENFLVRKNLIKRETDPNKISNNIKKIFKSTNTIHQKRAKRISEKMEDPIEKLIESIRN
- a CDS encoding ABC transporter permease; translated protein: MHPIIRLVNRNITISLNPGFLIWQVIFPLIYIFVAGFAYAPLIQHVPFGGKDLDYPAFLASGMIGFNIMNSTLVSGIIIWNDRRHGMFEQIMSGPFTRSHYILSNICTIGIIGLVSASLIALVGYPVFFESIEFSIITIPVIVFGAITGSVLFGSLASIISTRLRSSEGFNVIINTVFLFFAFVSSAFYPAENVPEPLRTAFYLNPLTYLVDVIRAGIFGNITDFVIIEMFVLVGIASVLFVIASKLLTKLDF
- the dnaK gene encoding molecular chaperone DnaK, coding for MTKVIGIDLGTSNSAAAVMMGGKPTIIPAAEGQTAAGKAFPSVVAFSKEGDLLVGEPARRQAVTNPDNTIVAAKRKMGSDYTFKIQDKEYKPQQISSFILQKIKKDAEAFVGESVEKAVITVPAYFDDNQRQATKDAGTIAGLDVVRIINEPTAASLAFGLDKAKEDMKILVFDFGGGTLDVTIMEMGGGVFEVMSTSGDTQLGGTDMDKVLIDYVVDEFKKKEGVDLSQDTTAMTRIREAAEKAKIELSTVMETDINLPFIAHDPSSGAKNLELRLTRSKLDELIRPIVDRCKPSIQKSLEDAKLSTSDIDKIVMIGGPTRIPLVKKFVSDVIGKEVESGVDPMEAVAMGAAIQAGIIAGDVTSDIVLLDVTPLTLGIETLGGVREPLIERNTTIPTSKSKVFTTAADNQTAVTIHVVQGERPMATDNVSLGSFNLTDLPPAPRGVPQIEVKFDIDANGIINVTAKDLGTQKEAKITIETKTKLSEEEIEKLKEDAEKFSEEDKKKKEKIDLKNEAESYIYTTEKLVNHDLKDKISQEQGIKITDAVKEVKEVLDKEPEELKPKLEALQSLVNEVTTELYKNAAPPPGADGQQGADGQQGADGQQGADGQQGADGQTTNSSSNDETKTN